A portion of the Bufo gargarizans isolate SCDJY-AF-19 chromosome 7, ASM1485885v1, whole genome shotgun sequence genome contains these proteins:
- the LOC122943934 gene encoding uncharacterized protein LOC122943934 — MPEVPAEAPLIIEHPSRIRDISRPFFPHEALPSGHEVSEGIQAPVDHSVSYVLRPPPFLDHLVGGRLRFFSHVWSGITSDQWVLSTVQGFTIDLIADPSSIPAPPTVPLSYAARSQFQRELSDLLQKGAIERAPENRGGVISSIFLVQKNNFVQYRHFKMEGIHLLRDLLLPGDWLAKIDLQDAYLTVPVSPSSRDLLRFLWNGQAWRFTCLPFGLSSAPWCFTKIMRPVVAWLRSRGVRLIVYLDDILIMVQSRALLLRHLHLTVTLVSDLGFIVNQEKSCLTPSRSIEFLGFQVNSEELSLSLPLSKVKAIRKELKHALRLPQMSLRHLARIIGLLASSIQAIFPAPLHYRALQRLKIAHLRSGASYADLVSLDAETTDEMRWWIHNLSVWNGRAIVGPQPDLIIESDASLHGWGAHCSGVSTGGPWSPEESHLHINALELLAGSFAIRSFANGVVSSAIRLRMDNISAVRYVNCMGGTRSVVLTHLAKDFWEFCLDRNISVVAEYLPGLHNTLADWSSRYISDSSDWKLDETVFSAISSLWGPFAVDLFASRLNTQLPRFFSWRPDPLAEAVDALLQHWGGALMYAFPPFALIPRVLLQVGQQLANLVLIVPFWRTQSWFPQILELLVDFPFLLPTQVSLLQGPAGEVHPLLQNGSLRLLACKISGVQEEALDFQEQLGSYWTALGRPGRDGLIEPPGVLGLAGASTGLWIPLRPLSIPS; from the exons ATGCCAGAGGTTCCGGCAGAGGCTCCTTTAATTATAGAGCATCCCTCCAGGATCAGAGACATCAGCCGTCCTTTTTTCCCTCACGAGGCGCTCCCTTCAGGTCACGAGGTTTCCGAGGGAATCCAGGCTCCCGTCGACCATTCGGTAAGTTATGTTCTTCGTCCCCCTCCTTTTTTAGACCATttagtcgggggcagactccgattcttttctcatgtgtggtcaggcataacctcagaccaatgggtcctttctactgtgcaggggttcacaaTAGATCTGATTGCCGATCCGAGCTCCATCCCAGCCCCCCCTACGGTACCACTGTCCTATGCGGCACGGTCCCAATTTCAGAGGGAATTGtcggatcttctgcagaaaggcgCGATCGAACGCGCACCGGAGAATCGTGGGGGTGTCATCAGCAGTATTTTCCTGGTGCAAAA GAACAATTTTGTACAATaccgacatttcaagatggagggcatccatcttttgagggatctGCTCCTTCCAGGCGATTGGTTGGCCAAGATAGATCTCCAAGACGCCTATCTCACGGTCCCAGTGTCCCCCTCTTCAAGAGACCTGCTGCGGTTCCTGTGGAACGGTCAGGCCTGGCGCTTCACCTGCCTTCCGTTCGGCCTGtcctccgccccctggtgctttaccaagatcatgcgcccagtggtggcttggcttcgcagcagaggtgttcGTCTGATCGTCTACCTGGACGATATCTTGATCATGGTCCAATCACGGGCTCTCTTGTTGAGACACCTCCACTTGACGGTGACGCTCGTTTCCGACTTGGGGTTCATTGTCAACCAGGAGAAATCCTGTTTGACCCCCTCCAGATCCATAGAGTTCTTGGGTTTCCAGGTGAACTCGGAAGAATTATCCCTCAGTCTTCCACTCTCGAAAGTCAAGgctatccgcaaggagttgaagCATGCTCTACGCCTACCTCAGATGTCGTTGCGGCATTTGGCAAGGATAATCGGACTTCTGGCCTCCTCAATACAGGCCATTTTCCCAGCCCCCCTCCATTATCGTGCGTTGCAGCGCCTCAAAATTGCTCACCTTCGGTCGGGGGCCTCTTACGCAGATTTGGTCTCATTAGATGCCGAGACGACGGACGAGATGagatggtggatccacaacctgtcaGTGTGGAATGGCAGAGCGATCGTGGGTCCCCAACCGGATCTGATCATAGAATCCGATGCGAGCCTGCACGGATGGGGAGCACATTGCAGTGGTGTGTCCACGGGCGGTCCATGGTCTCCAGAAGAATCCCATCTTCACATCAACGCCCTGGAACTCCTAGCAGGGTCGTTTGCCATTCGCAGTTTTGCCAATGGTGTGGTCAGCTCAGCCATCAGGCTCCGCATGGACAATATATCTGCGGTCAGGTACGTCAATTGTATGGGTGGCACACGGTcggtggttctgacccatttggcgaaggatttctgggaaTTCTGTCTCGACAGGAACATCTCTGTGGTGGCCGAGTACCTTCCAGGCCTTCACAACACTCTGGCGGACTGGAGTTCTCGCTACATATCggactccagcgactggaagttagACGAGACGGTTTTTTCTGCTATTTCTTCTCTGTGGGGTCCCTTTGCAGTCGACCTCTTCGCTTCCCGTTTGAATACCCAACTGCCCAGGTTTTTCAGCTGGAGGCCGGATCCCTTGGCGGAGGCAGTGGACGCTCTGCTTCAACATTGGGGAGGAGCGTTGATGTACGCATTCCCTCCCTTCGCGCTCATTCCACGAGTGCTCCTTCAGGTTGGTCAGCAGTTGGCGAACCTGGTTCTGATTGTTCCGTTTTGGAGGACCCAGTCCTGGTTCCCTCAGATCCTGGAACTTCTAGTGGACTTTCCGTTTCTCCTTCCCACTCAGGTGTCACTACTCCAAGGGCCTGCAGGAGAAGTTCACCCACTCCTGCAGAACGGGTCGCTACGCCTCCTAGCTTGCAAGATATCGGGAGTCCAGGAGGAGGCGCTGGACTTTCAGGAACAGCTAGGTTCTTATTGGACTGCGCTTGGGCGCCCGGGACGAGACGGGCTTATCGAGCCGCCTGGGGTTCTTGGTCTCGCTGGTGCGTCGACCGGACTCTGGATCCCGTTACGGCCCCTGTCAATTCCATCTTAG